From the Methanocaldococcus fervens AG86 genome, the window AAAATACTTAGCAAATGAGGAGTAGGCTCCCCTCCAACAAAATTTACGTTCTTTGAATAATCTTCTTATTTTTGATTATTTTAGCCATAGCTGGAGCAAAATCTTTTGAAACAGCCAAATATCTGCCAAGTTTCATATTACCACAATTAAATAGTTAATTCAAATAGATAAATTCAATAGGATAAAAATAAAATAAAATTAAGGGAATTATTCCTTAATCAATACTGCATTAACAGTTCCATCTTGCCCTGGTCTTGATGTTACTCTTGCCAATCCCAATTCTGTTTCAATGATTGCTCCTTTTGTTATAACGTTTCTTCTGACGTAGTGGATGTTTGCCTTGTTTTCTCTAACTGTTATTATCTTAACTTTTTTACAAACTCCTGTTTCTGGGTCTAATACATTAGCAAATCCTGTTCTAACAACTTTAACCTTTAAGTTTCCTCCTCTTGTTCTGACCTTTTTTATTTTAAATGTCTCCTCTGCTACGTGTGTTTCTATTGGCTCCCTACCCAT encodes:
- a CDS encoding 30S ribosomal protein S8e → MSVWQGRSRRKPTGGLYKPARKKRKYEMGREPIETHVAEETFKIKKVRTRGGNLKVKVVRTGFANVLDPETGVCKKVKIITVRENKANIHYVRRNVITKGAIIETELGLARVTSRPGQDGTVNAVLIKE